One window of Methylococcus sp. EFPC2 genomic DNA carries:
- the rpsO gene encoding 30S ribosomal protein S15, whose protein sequence is MPYTTEDKQAVVKQYQLSPTDTGSPEVQVALLTARINHLTPHFSEHKKDHHSRRGLLRLVNQRRKLLDYLKGKDGDRYRSLIERLGLRK, encoded by the coding sequence ATGCCTTACACCACCGAAGATAAACAAGCCGTCGTCAAGCAATACCAGCTTTCTCCGACCGATACCGGTTCCCCGGAAGTCCAGGTAGCCCTGTTGACCGCCCGCATCAATCATCTCACCCCGCATTTTTCCGAGCACAAGAAAGACCATCACTCCCGCCGTGGTCTGCTGCGTCTGGTCAACCAGCGCCGCAAACTGCTGGACTACCTGAAGGGCAAGGACGGCGACCGCTACCGCAGCCTGATCGAGCGTCTGGGCCTGCGCAAGTAA
- the pnp gene encoding polyribonucleotide nucleotidyltransferase has product MNPIRKTFHYGDHLVSFETGEIARQADAAVLVDMGGTVVLVTAVGLKEITREGDFFPLTVNYQEKTYAAGRIPGGFFKREGRPSEKETLTARLIDRPVRPLFPEGFTNEVQVVATVVSLNPEIDPDIPAMLGASAALTLSGMPFKGPIGAARVGYCDGQYLLNPGKSELATSELDLVVAGTEKAVLMVESEAKRLPEDVMLGAVLFGHEQLQAGIKAIHELAQEFGVQPWDWTPAGENQVLKSAVAEIAGARIAQAYLIAEKQVRQQTLKEIRASAVAALSADAAYAEKDIKATLEQLEYEAVRSNILDEGKRIDGRDLKTVRPISIRTGVLPRTHGSALFTRGETQALVVATLGTGRDAQLIDAIDGEYKDTFMLHYNFPPYCVGEVGMIGSPKRREIGHGRLAKRGVQAILPTQEEFPYVVRVVSEITESNGSSSMASVCGSSLALMDAGVPTKAPVAGIAMGLIKEGDKFAVLSDIMGDEDHLGDMDFKVAGTRDGVTALQMDIKIDGITPEIMKVALQQAQEGRLHILDKMDEALSTPRQDMSDYAPRIVSFTIDPSKIREVIGKGGATIRAITEETGATIDITDDGVIKVASVDKQAGVEARRRIELITAEVEVGRVYEGKVARLMDFGAFVTILPGKDGLVHISQISDQHVEKVSDQLAEGDVVRVKVLEIDRQGRVRLSMKAVDAESAEG; this is encoded by the coding sequence GTGAATCCGATTCGGAAAACATTTCACTACGGCGATCATCTCGTCTCTTTCGAAACCGGCGAAATCGCCCGTCAGGCCGATGCCGCCGTTCTGGTAGACATGGGCGGCACCGTCGTGCTGGTGACCGCGGTCGGTCTCAAGGAAATTACCCGGGAAGGCGATTTTTTCCCCTTGACGGTCAATTATCAGGAAAAGACCTATGCCGCAGGGCGTATCCCCGGCGGGTTCTTCAAGCGCGAGGGGCGCCCCAGCGAGAAGGAGACCCTGACGGCCCGCTTGATCGACCGCCCGGTTCGCCCCCTGTTCCCGGAAGGATTCACCAACGAAGTCCAGGTCGTGGCTACCGTGGTCTCGCTCAATCCTGAGATCGATCCGGACATCCCGGCCATGCTGGGCGCTTCCGCCGCGCTGACGCTTTCGGGCATGCCTTTCAAAGGCCCTATCGGCGCCGCGCGGGTGGGTTACTGCGACGGTCAGTATCTGCTCAATCCCGGCAAGAGCGAACTGGCGACTTCGGAATTGGATCTGGTCGTCGCCGGCACCGAGAAGGCCGTGTTGATGGTCGAATCGGAAGCCAAGCGGCTGCCGGAAGACGTCATGCTGGGCGCCGTGCTGTTCGGTCATGAGCAGTTGCAGGCCGGTATCAAGGCGATCCACGAATTGGCTCAGGAGTTCGGCGTGCAGCCTTGGGACTGGACGCCTGCCGGGGAGAATCAGGTACTCAAGTCGGCGGTTGCGGAAATCGCCGGCGCGCGCATCGCTCAGGCTTATCTCATCGCCGAGAAGCAGGTGCGTCAGCAGACCCTCAAGGAAATCCGCGCCTCCGCCGTGGCGGCCCTGAGCGCCGACGCCGCCTATGCCGAAAAAGACATCAAGGCGACCCTGGAGCAGTTGGAGTACGAGGCCGTGCGCAGCAACATCCTCGACGAGGGCAAGCGCATCGACGGCCGCGACTTGAAGACCGTGCGCCCCATCAGCATACGCACCGGCGTATTGCCCCGCACCCACGGTTCGGCGCTGTTCACCCGCGGCGAAACCCAGGCCCTGGTGGTCGCCACCCTGGGCACCGGTCGCGACGCGCAGTTGATCGATGCGATCGACGGCGAATACAAGGATACCTTCATGCTGCACTACAACTTCCCCCCGTACTGCGTGGGCGAGGTCGGCATGATAGGTTCGCCCAAGCGACGCGAGATCGGCCACGGCCGTCTGGCCAAGCGCGGCGTGCAGGCTATCCTGCCTACCCAGGAAGAGTTCCCCTATGTCGTCCGCGTGGTGTCCGAGATCACCGAATCCAACGGTTCCAGTTCCATGGCGTCGGTGTGCGGCTCCAGCCTGGCCCTGATGGATGCCGGCGTGCCGACCAAGGCGCCGGTGGCGGGCATCGCGATGGGGCTCATCAAGGAAGGCGACAAGTTTGCCGTGTTGTCCGACATCATGGGCGACGAGGACCACCTGGGCGACATGGACTTCAAGGTCGCCGGAACCCGCGACGGCGTCACCGCCCTGCAGATGGACATCAAGATCGACGGCATCACGCCGGAAATCATGAAGGTGGCCCTGCAGCAGGCGCAGGAAGGGCGCTTGCACATCCTGGACAAGATGGATGAGGCTTTGTCGACTCCGCGCCAGGATATGTCGGACTACGCACCGCGCATCGTGAGTTTCACTATCGATCCCAGCAAGATCCGCGAGGTCATCGGCAAGGGCGGCGCGACCATACGCGCCATCACCGAGGAAACCGGCGCCACCATCGACATCACCGACGATGGTGTGATCAAGGTCGCTTCCGTCGACAAGCAGGCTGGTGTCGAGGCCCGTCGCCGCATCGAGTTGATCACCGCGGAGGTCGAGGTCGGCCGGGTTTACGAAGGCAAGGTCGCCCGCCTCATGGACTTCGGCGCGTTCGTCACCATCCTGCCCGGCAAGGACGGTCTGGTGCATATTTCGCAGATCTCCGATCAACACGTGGAGAAAGTCAGCGACCAGTTGGCCGAAGGCGACGTGGTTCGGGTGAAGGTATTGGAGATCGACCGCCAGGGCCGCGTGCGTCTGAGCATGAAGGCCGTGGACGCGGAGAGCGCCGAAGGCTGA
- a CDS encoding Bax inhibitor-1/YccA family protein: MSQYRVISRPQAGVLETNKVLRNTYALLAMTLLFSAAAAGVSMSLDLPHPGVIITLVGYFGLLFLTNKFSHSAWGILFVFALTGFMGLTLGPILNLYLKHYANGGQLVATALGGTGLIFVGLSLYALASRKDFSFMGGMLMAGILVAFIAGLIGLFVPMPGLQIAVSAMFILLMSGMILWQTSEIVHGGENNYILATVSLYVAIFNLFTSLLQILGIFSNDD; the protein is encoded by the coding sequence ATGAGTCAATACCGCGTCATCAGCCGTCCGCAGGCGGGCGTGCTGGAAACCAACAAGGTTTTGCGCAACACCTATGCCCTGCTGGCCATGACCCTGCTTTTCAGCGCCGCTGCCGCCGGCGTGTCCATGAGCCTCGACCTGCCGCATCCCGGCGTGATCATCACCCTGGTCGGCTATTTCGGCCTGCTGTTTCTCACCAATAAATTCAGCCACAGCGCGTGGGGCATCCTGTTCGTGTTCGCGCTGACCGGATTCATGGGCCTGACCCTTGGTCCCATACTGAACCTGTATCTCAAGCATTACGCCAACGGCGGCCAATTGGTGGCCACCGCACTGGGCGGCACCGGGCTGATCTTCGTCGGACTTTCCCTGTACGCCCTGGCCAGCCGCAAAGACTTCAGCTTCATGGGCGGCATGCTGATGGCCGGCATCCTGGTGGCCTTCATCGCCGGGCTGATCGGACTGTTCGTGCCCATGCCGGGGCTGCAGATCGCCGTTTCCGCCATGTTCATCCTGCTGATGTCCGGCATGATACTCTGGCAGACCAGCGAAATCGTGCACGGAGGGGAAAACAACTATATCCTCGCGACCGTGTCCCTGTATGTCGCGATCTTCAACCTGTTCACCAGCCTGTTGCAGATCCTGGGCATCTTCAGCAACGACGACTGA
- a CDS encoding energy transducer TonB, producing the protein MSHSANFTSLSSRNSETPYRRWPPLIGVGLSLALHGLAWLAWLNRQPDEEPVVTPPQVIEVALMTEKAPAVEPASQTQVQSPPKPQPEPPPPKRPAPPKPKPKAKPVARPEPPPISPQHSEAEAPSAPVVSAPEAPPKPAAPPPAPYVEASYKGPGLHNPPTRYPRIALERQWEGSVQLKVQVLTDGTAGEIRVERSSGHEILDEATIEQVKSWRFIPARRGDQAVISWVIVPIEYKLKH; encoded by the coding sequence ATGTCGCATTCGGCGAACTTCACCAGCCTCTCGTCACGTAATTCGGAAACCCCGTACCGGCGCTGGCCGCCCTTGATCGGCGTGGGTTTGTCCCTTGCGCTGCATGGTCTGGCCTGGCTGGCTTGGTTGAACCGGCAGCCCGACGAGGAACCGGTCGTAACACCGCCTCAGGTGATCGAAGTGGCGCTGATGACGGAGAAGGCACCGGCCGTCGAACCGGCGTCCCAAACTCAGGTCCAGTCGCCGCCCAAGCCCCAGCCTGAACCGCCGCCGCCGAAGAGACCGGCGCCTCCCAAGCCGAAGCCCAAGGCCAAGCCGGTTGCCAGGCCGGAGCCGCCGCCCATCTCACCTCAGCACAGCGAGGCCGAGGCGCCGTCCGCGCCCGTCGTTTCGGCGCCCGAAGCCCCGCCCAAACCCGCCGCCCCACCTCCCGCCCCGTATGTCGAAGCGAGTTACAAGGGCCCGGGTCTGCATAATCCGCCCACGCGTTATCCGCGTATCGCCTTGGAACGGCAGTGGGAAGGCAGCGTACAGCTCAAGGTTCAGGTGCTGACCGACGGGACGGCGGGCGAGATACGCGTCGAACGCAGCAGCGGGCACGAAATACTCGACGAGGCCACGATAGAGCAGGTAAAAAGTTGGCGTTTCATTCCTGCCCGCCGGGGCGATCAGGCGGTGATCAGTTGGGTGATCGTGCCGATCGAATACAAACTCAAACATTAA
- a CDS encoding MotA/TolQ/ExbB proton channel family protein, producing the protein MNALSSSGIVQITLWVLIGFSVVTWGIIFYKLWVLWRIGQRNREYGREFWDAADLVAAGSLEQSDSALGRIAGAGFHVLSDVQNKATRKLELSGDIQSILERSLRQQISKERKVLEQGLSMLASVGSTSPFVGLFGTVWGIMHALEDISKAKSASLDVVAGPIGEALIATAIGIAAAIPAVLAYNFFLRRINLCEAELEYFATDFLNLAVKSGLKTHEES; encoded by the coding sequence ATGAATGCATTGTCGAGTTCCGGTATCGTGCAGATCACCCTCTGGGTGTTGATCGGTTTTTCGGTGGTCACCTGGGGCATCATTTTTTACAAACTCTGGGTGTTGTGGCGCATCGGACAGCGCAACAGGGAATACGGCCGTGAATTCTGGGATGCGGCCGACCTGGTCGCGGCAGGCAGCCTGGAACAGTCGGACAGCGCCCTGGGGCGCATCGCGGGCGCAGGGTTCCACGTCCTGAGTGATGTGCAAAACAAGGCGACGCGCAAGTTGGAATTGAGCGGCGATATTCAATCCATCCTGGAGCGCTCCCTGCGCCAGCAGATCAGCAAGGAGCGCAAGGTCCTGGAGCAGGGCTTGTCCATGCTGGCCAGTGTCGGCAGCACTTCGCCTTTCGTCGGCTTGTTCGGCACCGTCTGGGGCATCATGCATGCCCTGGAAGACATCAGCAAAGCCAAGTCCGCCAGCCTCGACGTGGTGGCCGGCCCCATCGGCGAGGCCTTGATCGCCACGGCCATCGGCATTGCCGCCGCTATACCGGCGGTGCTGGCTTATAACTTCTTCCTGCGTCGCATCAATCTGTGCGAGGCCGAGTTGGAATACTTCGCCACCGACTTCCTCAATCTGGCCGTCAAATCCGGCTTGAAAACCCACGAGGAGAGCTGA
- a CDS encoding biopolymer transporter ExbD has product MAFKPESSNRQAMSEINVTPLVDVMLVLLVVFIVTAPLLTQAVKVDLPKTEKTDPAPDQHLAVLVIDAGGRLSVDDQEHTLESLPGVLQTRLQADPELLVQFQVDKAVPYGRLAEAMAVAHKAGIVKLAFLTQE; this is encoded by the coding sequence ATGGCCTTTAAACCCGAGTCGTCCAACCGCCAGGCCATGAGCGAGATCAACGTCACGCCTCTGGTCGACGTGATGCTGGTGCTGCTGGTGGTATTCATCGTCACCGCGCCCTTGCTCACCCAGGCCGTCAAAGTCGACCTGCCCAAGACCGAAAAGACCGATCCGGCGCCGGACCAGCATCTCGCCGTCCTGGTCATCGACGCGGGGGGTAGGCTCAGCGTCGATGATCAGGAGCACACACTGGAAAGCCTGCCCGGGGTCCTGCAAACTCGCCTGCAGGCCGACCCGGAACTGCTGGTTCAATTTCAGGTTGACAAGGCCGTTCCCTACGGCCGTCTCGCCGAAGCCATGGCCGTCGCCCACAAAGCCGGCATCGTTAAGCTGGCGTTTCTGACGCAAGAATAA
- a CDS encoding alpha/beta fold hydrolase: MANRVACMAGLLIVCGMFLSGCAVLDQSIPAWQSFAKGTRPATQDIKLYAEKSGKGEPILFIHGFGNDTYTWRHIVPALADNHRTIALDLKGFGYSPKPADHRYSIYEQARLVRDYIVANDLHNVTLIGHSYGGGVALVASIFLAQESPPRQAALVLIDSIAYEQELPSFIKLLATPLLGPLLINLIPAETQVRDVMKEVFYHDEVIPDDAVAAYAHGLFTGNGRCATLTTARQILPKDLPSLAEQYGTIRVPTLIVWGRYDEIVPITNANRLNSAIAGSRLALIDNSGHAPQEEQPALLLPLVKAFLRQVYQQSN, encoded by the coding sequence ATGGCTAACCGTGTTGCCTGCATGGCCGGCTTGCTGATCGTTTGCGGAATGTTTCTGTCGGGTTGCGCGGTACTCGACCAGAGTATCCCCGCATGGCAATCGTTTGCCAAGGGAACCCGACCCGCTACGCAAGATATAAAACTATATGCTGAGAAATCAGGGAAAGGTGAGCCCATACTGTTTATCCATGGTTTCGGCAACGATACGTATACTTGGCGCCATATCGTCCCGGCATTGGCCGATAATCACCGCACCATCGCCCTAGACCTCAAGGGTTTCGGTTACTCACCGAAACCAGCCGATCACCGCTATTCCATCTATGAGCAGGCACGTCTCGTCCGAGACTATATCGTTGCCAACGACCTTCACAACGTGACGCTGATCGGCCATTCCTATGGAGGCGGTGTTGCCCTCGTCGCATCAATATTTCTTGCCCAAGAGTCTCCTCCACGCCAGGCCGCATTGGTGCTCATCGATAGCATTGCCTATGAACAGGAGCTGCCCTCTTTCATCAAATTGTTAGCAACGCCTTTGCTAGGCCCCTTGCTGATAAACCTCATACCGGCAGAGACGCAGGTTCGGGACGTAATGAAAGAGGTATTTTACCATGACGAGGTCATTCCAGATGATGCCGTGGCAGCCTATGCCCATGGCCTATTTACCGGGAATGGTCGCTGTGCAACGCTGACCACTGCCCGGCAGATTCTTCCTAAGGATCTGCCGTCATTGGCGGAACAATACGGCACAATTCGTGTGCCGACCCTAATCGTGTGGGGCCGCTATGACGAGATCGTCCCGATAACGAATGCCAATCGATTGAACTCCGCCATCGCTGGCTCTCGGCTTGCGTTGATTGACAACAGCGGTCATGCCCCTCAGGAAGAGCAACCGGCGCTCCTCCTGCCGCTAGTGAAAGCTTTCCTCAGACAGGTGTACCAGCAGAGCAACTGA
- a CDS encoding IS5 family transposase (programmed frameshift), with translation MADSGHRRHDISDRVWQLLEPRLPGREGAWGGKAHDNRRFINAVFWILRTGAPWRDLPPDYGDWKNTHRRFCRWRDKGIWESLLEQLVIEPDYEWLMIDASHIKVHPHAAGAKGGSQDMGVTKGGFNSKIHLAVDAHGMPLRVIVTAGTVADCTQASTLIAGLDAQHLLADKGYDTDAIVAQAQAAHMAVVIPPKKNRTELRAYDQDLYRLRHLVENAFLHLKRWRGIATRYAKNTASFLAAVQIRCIAIWAAIL, from the exons ATGGCGGATTCAGGGCATCGGCGACACGATATATCGGATCGAGTCTGGCAATTATTGGAGCCGCGGTTGCCGGGGCGAGAAGGTGCTTGGGGTGGTAAAGCGCACGATAACCGCCGATTTATCAATGCGGTTTTTTGGATTTTGCGCACTGGCGCGCCGTGGCGAGACTTGCCGCCCGACTACGGCGATTGGAAAAACACCCATCGCCGTTTTTGCCGTTGGCGCGATAAAGGCATATGGGAATCCTTGTTGGAACAGTTGGTGATCGAACCTGACTATGAATGGCTGATGATTGATGCCAGCCACATTAAAGTCCACCCGCATGCGGCGGGCGCCAAAGGGGGCAGCCAGGATATGGGGGTCACAAAAGGGGGCT TCAACAGCAAGATACATCTGGCCGTGGATGCGCATGGTATGCCGCTCAGAGTCATTGTTACAGCAGGTACCGTGGCAGATTGTACGCAGGCTTCAACCTTGATCGCGGGTTTGGATGCCCAGCATCTGCTGGCGGACAAAGGCTACGACACGGACGCCATCGTCGCCCAAGCACAAGCTGCCCATATGGCGGTTGTCATTCCGCCGAAGAAAAATCGCACCGAACTTCGCGCGTATGACCAAGACCTTTACCGCCTTCGGCATTTGGTGGAAAACGCCTTTCTACACCTGAAGCGCTGGCGTGGTATTGCAACTCGTTATGCCAAAAATACCGCTTCATTCTTGGCGGCGGTGCAGATTCGCTGCATTGCTATTTGGGCCGCTATCTTATGA
- the rhuM gene encoding RhuM family protein produces the protein MWLDFAEDQARRRKEIFLKDWEEKLDAFLKFNDRNVLPNAGNISKKQADARAEEAYARYATARRTLLEAEGAEQNLKMLEAAAKVLPKTTENG, from the coding sequence ATGTGGCTGGACTTCGCCGAAGACCAGGCCCGCCGGCGCAAGGAAATCTTCCTGAAAGATTGGGAAGAAAAGCTCGACGCTTTCCTTAAATTCAATGATCGCAACGTTTTGCCGAACGCCGGTAACATTTCCAAGAAACAGGCGGATGCTCGCGCCGAAGAGGCATACGCCCGATACGCCACCGCGCGCCGCACGCTGCTGGAAGCCGAGGGCGCCGAGCAAAACCTGAAGATGTTGGAGGCTGCCGCTAAGGTATTGCCTAAAACCACGGAGAACGGGTGA
- the msrB gene encoding peptide-methionine (R)-S-oxide reductase MsrB, with amino-acid sequence MSKSEPTYVKPSPEELRLRLDDEQFHVTQACGTEPPFQNAYWDNHREGLYVDVVSGEPLFSSRDKFDSGTGWPSFTRPVPGTEVVEKKDISHFMVRTEVRSGQADSHLGHVFSDGPGPTGLRYCINSASLRFIPKEDLEAEGYGDYLSLFD; translated from the coding sequence ATGTCCAAATCCGAACCCACTTATGTAAAACCCAGCCCCGAAGAACTGCGTCTACGCCTGGACGACGAGCAGTTCCACGTCACCCAGGCCTGCGGCACCGAGCCTCCGTTCCAGAACGCTTATTGGGACAATCACCGCGAAGGTTTGTATGTCGACGTGGTATCCGGCGAGCCTTTGTTTTCGTCGCGCGATAAGTTCGATTCAGGCACCGGCTGGCCCAGCTTTACCCGCCCCGTGCCGGGCACGGAAGTGGTGGAGAAGAAGGACATCTCCCATTTCATGGTTCGCACGGAGGTGCGCAGCGGGCAGGCGGACTCCCATCTGGGCCATGTGTTCAGCGACGGCCCCGGCCCGACCGGTTTGCGCTACTGCATCAATTCGGCGTCCTTGCGCTTCATTCCGAAAGAGGATCTGGAAGCGGAAGGTTACGGCGACTACTTGTCTTTGTTCGATTGA
- the truA gene encoding tRNA pseudouridine(38-40) synthase TruA, with product MPRLALGIEYDGSAFAGWQIQRDRRSVQECVEAAVGQVANEPVDVVCAGRTDAGVHAYEQVAHFDTQAKRDLRSWLLGVNTALPDDVRILWVKEVEADFHARYSAIARFYRYTILNRAMKSALQRRQVTWCFRPLNAEKMHAGAQHLIGDHDFSSFRAQSCQSHSPQRIMHFIRVSREGEWVHIDLSANAFVHHMVRNIAGVLIDIGSGKHPPDWAREVLEARDRALGGVTAPPDGLYLGGVFYPEPFGLPKHPIFDLLPPDARRFTPPVDDGGE from the coding sequence ATGCCGCGCTTAGCCCTGGGTATCGAATACGACGGTTCCGCATTCGCCGGCTGGCAGATCCAGCGCGACCGGCGTAGCGTGCAGGAATGCGTGGAAGCCGCTGTTGGCCAGGTGGCGAACGAGCCGGTGGACGTGGTCTGCGCAGGCCGCACCGATGCGGGTGTGCATGCTTACGAGCAGGTCGCGCACTTCGACACCCAGGCGAAACGCGATCTGCGATCCTGGCTGCTGGGGGTTAACACGGCCTTGCCGGACGACGTACGCATCCTCTGGGTCAAGGAAGTCGAGGCGGACTTCCACGCCCGCTACAGCGCCATCGCCCGCTTCTACCGTTACACGATATTGAACCGGGCGATGAAATCGGCCCTCCAGCGCCGCCAGGTGACCTGGTGCTTCAGGCCGCTAAATGCCGAGAAAATGCACGCAGGCGCCCAGCATCTGATCGGCGACCACGATTTTTCATCCTTCCGCGCCCAGAGCTGTCAGTCCCACAGCCCGCAACGCATCATGCATTTCATCCGGGTCAGCCGCGAAGGTGAATGGGTCCACATCGACCTGTCGGCCAACGCCTTCGTGCATCACATGGTGCGCAACATCGCCGGGGTGTTGATCGATATCGGCTCAGGCAAGCATCCGCCGGACTGGGCGCGGGAGGTGCTGGAAGCCCGCGACCGCGCGCTGGGCGGCGTCACCGCGCCGCCGGACGGGCTTTATCTGGGCGGCGTCTTCTACCCCGAACCGTTCGGCCTACCCAAACATCCCATCTTCGATCTGCTTCCGCCCGATGCGCGGCGCTTCACACCACCCGTGGACGACGGCGGCGAATAG